In the genome of Ctenopharyngodon idella isolate HZGC_01 chromosome 19, HZGC01, whole genome shotgun sequence, one region contains:
- the rad21b gene encoding RAD21 cohesin complex component b isoform X2, whose amino-acid sequence MFYAHFVLSKRGPLAKIWLAAHWDKKLTKAHVFECNLESSVESIISPKVKMALRTSGHLLLGVVRIYHRKAKYLLADCNEAFIKIKMAFRPGVVDLPEENREAAYNAITLPEEFHDFDQPLPDLDDIDVAQQFTLNQSRVEEITMREEVGNLSLLQENDFADFGMDDREMMREEGAFEVDIIHGASASNLLLESESSSVQMADKPNHLEYDQYKDDFGDNPMESTEGGMLVDKLLSNEDGGGIFDDPPAISEGVMMPQDHGGDDDDDFDNLSPGGPDSPDSGPVEQLPTMTDQTEQTTLVHNEEEAFALEPIDITVKETKAKRKRKLIVDSVKELDSKTIRAQLSDYSDIVTTLDLAPPTKKLMMWKETGGVEKLFSLPAQPLWNSRLLKMFTRCLTPLVPDELRKRRKGGEADSLDEFLKDLENPEVPREEALSQQRDIIDQTILEEPSVLQASAMEGSRTTLDESVMPPPSGHRGQKRKAQDAEPALPMLEDDRSSIVSTRHVNMQQVDLPPEEPTSISQLIPELDLIGEKSKEKKDDEEEDEEEEGQSGDQDQEERRWNKRTQQMLHGLQRVIAKTGAESISLLELCRNNNKKQAAAKFYSFLVLKKQQAVELRQDEPYSDIIATPGPRFHII is encoded by the exons ATGTTCTACGCCCACTTTGTCCTCAGCAAACGTGGGCCGCTGGCCAAAATCTGGTTGGCGGCCCACTGGGATAAGAAGCTGACCAAAGCACATGTGTTTGAGTGCAATCTGGAGAGCAGCGTAGAGAGCATCATCTCTCCAAAG GTAAAAATGGCTCTCCGTACATCTGGTCACTTACTCCTGGGCGTGGTGAGGATCTACCACAGAAAAGCCAAGTACCTGCTGGCAGACTGCAATGAGGCTTTTATTAAGATTAAAATGGCTTTTCGCCCAG GTGTGGTCGACCTGCCTGAGGAGAACCGTGAAGCTGCCTACAACGCCATTACATTACCCGAGGAATTTCATGACTTCGATCAGCCTCTTCCGGACTTGGA CGACATTGACGTTGCTCAACAGTTCACCCTGAATCAGTCCCGTGTGGAGGAGATCACCATGCGAGAGGAAGTGGGAAACCTCAGTCTACTGCAAGAGAATGATTTTG CTGATTTTGGGATGGATGACCGAGAGATGATGCGAGAGGAAGGTGCATTTGAAGTGGACATCATCCACGGGGCGTCCGCATCTAACCTGCTGCTGGAGTCAGAGTCAAGTAGCGTACAGATGGCCGACAAGCCCAATCACCTAGAGTACGACCAGTACAAGGACGACTTTGGAGACAACCCTATGGAGAGCACAGAGGGAGGCATGCTGG TGGACAAGCTTCTCAGCAACGAGGATGGAGGTGGTATTTTTGACGACCCTCCTGCCATCTCTGAGGGTGTGATGATGCCCCAAGACCACGgtggagatgatgatgatgattttgaCAACCTTTCAC CAGGAGGTCCAGACAGTCCTGATTCTGGTCCTGTTGAGCAGCTGCCCACCATGACAGACCAGACTGAACAGACCACCCTAGTCCATAATGAGGAGGAGGCTTTTGCTTTGGAGCCCATTGACATCACAG TGAAAGAAACCAAagcaaaaagaaagaggaagctgATTGTGGACAGTGTGAAGGAGCTGGACAGTAAGACCATCCGTGCCCAGCTGAGCGACTACTCTGACATTGTCACCACTCTGGATCTGGCTCCCCCTACCAAGAAGCTGATGATGTGGAAGGAAACAGGAGGAGTGGAGAAGCTGTTTTCTCTGCCAGCTCAGCCCCTCTGGAACAGCAGACTGCTCAAG ATGTTCACACGCTGCCTGACCCCTCTGGTGCCCGATGaactgaggaagaggaggaagggTGGAGAAGCAGACAGCTTGGACGAGTTCCTCAAAGACCTGGAGAACCCTGAGGTTCCTCGAGAAGAGGCCTTGTCTCAGCAAAGAGACATCATTG ATCAGACCATCTTGGAGGAGCCCAGTGTTCTGCAGGCTTCAGCCATGGAGGGCAGTCGCACGACCCTCGATGAATCAGTCATGCCTCCTCCATCTGGACACCGCGGACAAAAGCGCAAAGCTCAGGACGCAGAGCCTGCCTTACCT ATGCTCGAGGATGATCGTTCCTCCATTGTTTCCACGCGGCACGTGAACATGCAGCAGGTGGACCTTCCCCCTGAGGAGCCAACCAGCATCTCACAGCTCATCCCTGAGCTCGACCTAATAGGAGAGAAGAGCAAAGAGAAGAAGGATGATGAGGAGGAAGACGAG GAGGAAGAAGGTCAGAGCGGGGACCAGGATCAGGAAGAGAGGAGGTGGAACAAGAGAACGCAGCAGATGCTGCACGGTTTACAG
- the rad21b gene encoding RAD21 cohesin complex component b isoform X1: MFYAHFVLSKRGPLAKIWLAAHWDKKLTKAHVFECNLESSVESIISPKVKMALRTSGHLLLGVVRIYHRKAKYLLADCNEAFIKIKMAFRPGVVDLPEENREAAYNAITLPEEFHDFDQPLPDLDDIDVAQQFTLNQSRVEEITMREEVGNLSLLQENDFADFGMDDREMMREEGAFEVDIIHGASASNLLLESESSSVQMADKPNHLEYDQYKDDFGDNPMESTEGGMLVDKLLSNEDGGGIFDDPPAISEGVMMPQDHGGDDDDDFDNLSPAGGPDSPDSGPVEQLPTMTDQTEQTTLVHNEEEAFALEPIDITVKETKAKRKRKLIVDSVKELDSKTIRAQLSDYSDIVTTLDLAPPTKKLMMWKETGGVEKLFSLPAQPLWNSRLLKMFTRCLTPLVPDELRKRRKGGEADSLDEFLKDLENPEVPREEALSQQRDIIDQTILEEPSVLQASAMEGSRTTLDESVMPPPSGHRGQKRKAQDAEPALPMLEDDRSSIVSTRHVNMQQVDLPPEEPTSISQLIPELDLIGEKSKEKKDDEEEDEEEEGQSGDQDQEERRWNKRTQQMLHGLQRVIAKTGAESISLLELCRNNNKKQAAAKFYSFLVLKKQQAVELRQDEPYSDIIATPGPRFHII; encoded by the exons ATGTTCTACGCCCACTTTGTCCTCAGCAAACGTGGGCCGCTGGCCAAAATCTGGTTGGCGGCCCACTGGGATAAGAAGCTGACCAAAGCACATGTGTTTGAGTGCAATCTGGAGAGCAGCGTAGAGAGCATCATCTCTCCAAAG GTAAAAATGGCTCTCCGTACATCTGGTCACTTACTCCTGGGCGTGGTGAGGATCTACCACAGAAAAGCCAAGTACCTGCTGGCAGACTGCAATGAGGCTTTTATTAAGATTAAAATGGCTTTTCGCCCAG GTGTGGTCGACCTGCCTGAGGAGAACCGTGAAGCTGCCTACAACGCCATTACATTACCCGAGGAATTTCATGACTTCGATCAGCCTCTTCCGGACTTGGA CGACATTGACGTTGCTCAACAGTTCACCCTGAATCAGTCCCGTGTGGAGGAGATCACCATGCGAGAGGAAGTGGGAAACCTCAGTCTACTGCAAGAGAATGATTTTG CTGATTTTGGGATGGATGACCGAGAGATGATGCGAGAGGAAGGTGCATTTGAAGTGGACATCATCCACGGGGCGTCCGCATCTAACCTGCTGCTGGAGTCAGAGTCAAGTAGCGTACAGATGGCCGACAAGCCCAATCACCTAGAGTACGACCAGTACAAGGACGACTTTGGAGACAACCCTATGGAGAGCACAGAGGGAGGCATGCTGG TGGACAAGCTTCTCAGCAACGAGGATGGAGGTGGTATTTTTGACGACCCTCCTGCCATCTCTGAGGGTGTGATGATGCCCCAAGACCACGgtggagatgatgatgatgattttgaCAACCTTTCAC CAGCAGGAGGTCCAGACAGTCCTGATTCTGGTCCTGTTGAGCAGCTGCCCACCATGACAGACCAGACTGAACAGACCACCCTAGTCCATAATGAGGAGGAGGCTTTTGCTTTGGAGCCCATTGACATCACAG TGAAAGAAACCAAagcaaaaagaaagaggaagctgATTGTGGACAGTGTGAAGGAGCTGGACAGTAAGACCATCCGTGCCCAGCTGAGCGACTACTCTGACATTGTCACCACTCTGGATCTGGCTCCCCCTACCAAGAAGCTGATGATGTGGAAGGAAACAGGAGGAGTGGAGAAGCTGTTTTCTCTGCCAGCTCAGCCCCTCTGGAACAGCAGACTGCTCAAG ATGTTCACACGCTGCCTGACCCCTCTGGTGCCCGATGaactgaggaagaggaggaagggTGGAGAAGCAGACAGCTTGGACGAGTTCCTCAAAGACCTGGAGAACCCTGAGGTTCCTCGAGAAGAGGCCTTGTCTCAGCAAAGAGACATCATTG ATCAGACCATCTTGGAGGAGCCCAGTGTTCTGCAGGCTTCAGCCATGGAGGGCAGTCGCACGACCCTCGATGAATCAGTCATGCCTCCTCCATCTGGACACCGCGGACAAAAGCGCAAAGCTCAGGACGCAGAGCCTGCCTTACCT ATGCTCGAGGATGATCGTTCCTCCATTGTTTCCACGCGGCACGTGAACATGCAGCAGGTGGACCTTCCCCCTGAGGAGCCAACCAGCATCTCACAGCTCATCCCTGAGCTCGACCTAATAGGAGAGAAGAGCAAAGAGAAGAAGGATGATGAGGAGGAAGACGAG GAGGAAGAAGGTCAGAGCGGGGACCAGGATCAGGAAGAGAGGAGGTGGAACAAGAGAACGCAGCAGATGCTGCACGGTTTACAG